One part of the Methylobacterium terrae genome encodes these proteins:
- the hspQ gene encoding heat shock protein HspQ: MPAPQTDAAPSGAVIRLAKFNIGDVVRHRIYPFRGIIFDVDPVFANTEEWWQAIPEDVRPSKDQPFYHLLAENQETEYVAYVSEQNLVPDHSGEALRHARIAEMFERDAEGGYRLRSDATN, translated from the coding sequence ATGCCCGCCCCGCAGACCGACGCCGCGCCGTCCGGCGCGGTCATCCGCCTCGCCAAGTTCAACATCGGCGACGTGGTGCGCCACCGGATCTATCCGTTCCGCGGCATCATCTTCGACGTCGACCCGGTCTTCGCCAACACCGAGGAATGGTGGCAGGCGATTCCCGAGGATGTCCGCCCGTCCAAGGACCAGCCGTTCTACCACCTGCTCGCCGAGAACCAGGAGACCGAGTACGTCGCCTACGTCTCGGAGCAGAACCTGGTGCCGGACCATTCCGGCGAGGCCCTGCGCCACGCCCGCATCGCCGAGATGTTCGAGCGCGACGCGGAGGGGGGGTATCGCCTGCGGAGCGACGCCACGAATTGA
- a CDS encoding patatin-like phospholipase family protein: MSREMNRRGLAGAAMTMLALGFAMPAEAGTVADRQRSTVRASFTAADLAAARPEGLPAAVRLPGDDPAAFRAFLDGAAMASRAPWLALSGGGENGAFAAGLLKGWTRAGTRPDFGVVTGVSTGALIAPFAFVGASGDAALEKAYTETSAADVFEFGGGQDSLTDTWPLKRGIERSVTPALLEAVAAEHRKGRRLLVVTTELDSLRPTLWDMGAIAQAGGPAGLKLFREVMLASAAIPGIFPPVLIDSVGPGAKRFQEMHADGGATAPFFVAPGRSLLEQVEGAPPADDRLPAPAIYVVVNTSQAPDFQVAQRSMLSILGRSLSAMIKAQTAGALAVTKAFAARTGLALHVATIDQRFGQVSQAPFEQGYMRALFAHGERLGQAGTAFDWSPDTMATSSTRRSASNAP, encoded by the coding sequence ATGTCCCGAGAGATGAATCGGCGCGGGTTGGCCGGCGCCGCGATGACGATGCTCGCCCTGGGCTTCGCGATGCCGGCCGAGGCCGGCACGGTGGCGGACCGGCAGCGCTCGACCGTGCGGGCGAGCTTCACGGCGGCGGACCTGGCGGCGGCACGGCCCGAGGGGCTCCCCGCCGCCGTGCGCCTGCCCGGGGACGACCCGGCGGCGTTCCGGGCCTTCCTCGACGGCGCCGCCATGGCCTCGCGCGCGCCCTGGCTCGCCCTGTCGGGCGGCGGCGAGAACGGCGCCTTCGCGGCCGGCCTCCTGAAGGGCTGGACCCGGGCCGGCACCCGCCCGGATTTCGGCGTCGTCACCGGCGTCTCGACCGGCGCGCTCATCGCGCCCTTCGCCTTCGTCGGCGCGTCGGGGGATGCGGCGCTCGAGAAGGCCTACACCGAGACCTCGGCGGCGGACGTGTTCGAGTTCGGCGGCGGGCAGGACAGCCTCACCGATACCTGGCCGCTCAAGCGCGGCATCGAGCGCAGCGTCACGCCGGCGCTCCTCGAGGCGGTGGCGGCGGAGCACCGCAAGGGCCGGCGCCTCCTCGTCGTCACCACCGAGCTCGATTCCCTGCGCCCGACCCTGTGGGACATGGGCGCCATCGCGCAGGCCGGCGGTCCCGCCGGGCTCAAGCTCTTCCGCGAGGTGATGCTGGCCTCGGCGGCGATCCCCGGCATCTTCCCGCCGGTGCTGATCGATTCGGTCGGGCCCGGGGCCAAGCGCTTCCAGGAGATGCACGCCGACGGCGGCGCCACCGCGCCGTTCTTCGTCGCCCCGGGCCGGAGCCTGCTGGAGCAGGTCGAGGGCGCGCCCCCCGCCGACGACCGGCTGCCGGCACCGGCGATCTACGTCGTCGTCAACACCTCGCAGGCGCCGGATTTCCAGGTCGCCCAGCGCTCGATGCTGAGCATCCTCGGCCGCTCGCTCTCGGCGATGATCAAGGCCCAGACCGCCGGCGCCCTCGCGGTGACGAAGGCCTTCGCGGCCCGCACCGGCCTGGCGCTGCACGTCGCCACCATCGACCAGCGCTTCGGCCAGGTCTCGCAGGCGCCGTTCGAGCAGGGCTACATGCGGGCGCTGTTCGCCCATGGCGAGCGGCTGGGCCAGGCCGGCACCGCCTTCGACTGGTCGCCCGACACGATGGCGACGAGCTCGACCCGGCGGAGCGCGAGCAACGCGCCCTAG
- a CDS encoding FAD-dependent monooxygenase, producing MAVVGAGAVGLAAALALARDGVRTALVGRHAPVADGRTVALLDGSVRLLRALGAWEALEPQAAPLAEMHLIDDTGSLFRPPPARFVAREIGLDAFGWNVENARLVEALRARARAIPELTLVEHDAAGRTLEADRTVLALEGGGRVAARLVVAADGGLSPLREAAGLSARRWTYPQKALTTILAHASDHREVSTEFHTREGPFTLVPLPGGRRSSLVWVSAEARAEALFTLDDDALARAIERQAQSMLGAMRIDGPRGLVPMRGLSVPRPVGPRLALVGEAAHVFPPIGAQGLNLGLRDAAALRDAVVGGRDPGGDAVLSRFARDRALDARLRTTAVDTLNRSLLTAFLPSDLARGAGLLALSTIGPLRRLVMREGVTPRLGTPTLMRG from the coding sequence GTGGCGGTGGTCGGCGCCGGCGCGGTCGGCCTCGCGGCGGCCCTGGCGCTCGCCCGCGACGGGGTGCGGACGGCGCTGGTCGGCCGCCACGCCCCCGTGGCCGACGGGCGCACGGTGGCGCTCCTCGACGGCTCGGTGCGGCTGCTCCGGGCGCTCGGCGCCTGGGAGGCGCTGGAGCCGCAGGCCGCCCCGCTCGCCGAGATGCACCTGATCGACGACACCGGCAGCCTGTTTCGCCCGCCGCCGGCCCGCTTCGTCGCCCGCGAGATCGGCCTCGACGCCTTCGGCTGGAACGTCGAGAACGCCCGCCTGGTCGAGGCCCTGCGCGCCCGCGCCCGGGCGATCCCGGAGCTGACGCTCGTCGAGCACGACGCCGCCGGCCGCACCCTCGAGGCGGACCGGACGGTGCTGGCGCTGGAGGGCGGGGGCCGCGTGGCGGCCCGCCTCGTCGTCGCGGCCGACGGCGGCCTCTCGCCCCTGCGCGAGGCGGCGGGCCTGAGCGCGCGGCGCTGGACCTACCCGCAGAAGGCGCTCACCACGATCCTCGCCCATGCGAGCGACCACCGCGAGGTCTCGACCGAGTTCCACACCCGCGAGGGGCCCTTCACCCTGGTGCCGCTGCCGGGCGGGCGCCGCTCCAGCCTGGTCTGGGTCTCGGCGGAGGCGCGGGCGGAGGCGCTCTTTACCCTCGACGACGACGCGCTCGCCCGGGCGATCGAGCGCCAGGCGCAGTCGATGCTGGGCGCGATGCGGATCGACGGGCCGCGGGGCCTGGTGCCGATGCGCGGCCTGTCGGTGCCGCGCCCGGTCGGGCCGCGCCTGGCCCTCGTCGGCGAGGCCGCCCACGTCTTCCCGCCGATCGGCGCGCAGGGGCTGAACCTCGGCCTGCGCGACGCGGCGGCGCTGCGCGACGCGGTCGTAGGCGGGCGCGATCCCGGAGGGGACGCGGTGCTGTCGCGCTTCGCCCGCGACCGGGCCCTCGACGCCCGCCTGCGCACCACCGCGGTCGACACCCTCAACCGCAGCCTGCTCACCGCCTTCCTGCCGAGCGACCTCGCCCGCGGCGCGGGGCTCCTCGCCCTCTCGACCATCGGGCCGCTGCGGCGCCTGGTGATGCGCGAGGGCGTGACCCCGCGGTTGGGGACGCCGACGCTGATGCGGGGGTGA
- a CDS encoding AMP-binding protein: MRQADGVTAVAAQATVRRDDASSLRVPAPAGPVGATPAPAPGAAMGLCALLAAVADRHPARIAFVDQASKPAWCGRPAIAWTYAAAREIVARLAEGLSQLRLPPRSPVGLCMAGMAEAHLAFLAIEQAGHVPCPLPVTWDEDRLLQGIEAAQILAVLTQGVLGAERPAEKLCRVAVRYFPLRFIAAFGPHVPDGVLGLDQVVLDHRGDAGALGTGPAAGLVTFALPGGGPGAGGPPPEPAGIPVPVRREAEALTAAAAACLVPLRIEPGERILSLLPPSDLKGLATGLTAALLAGATLECHPVFDAGALSAALDQPVATHLIAPAWMEAGFSRTSVPGRLRTLAYVHRAPCRLSARLPGRAGIVDVVAFDEVALLCGRRDAQDVGLVLAAPERAASERAGLIQLRRDPDGRLSFRGPACESRMLRRGITLEENQDDWALTRFRASLFAGVATAIAEV; encoded by the coding sequence GTGCGGCAGGCGGACGGGGTGACGGCGGTGGCGGCTCAGGCGACGGTGAGACGAGACGACGCGTCGTCCCTGCGCGTCCCGGCGCCGGCCGGTCCGGTCGGTGCGACCCCCGCCCCCGCCCCCGGCGCCGCCATGGGCCTGTGCGCCCTCCTGGCCGCCGTCGCCGACCGCCATCCCGCCCGCATCGCCTTCGTCGACCAGGCGAGCAAGCCGGCCTGGTGCGGCCGGCCCGCCATCGCCTGGACCTACGCGGCCGCCCGCGAGATCGTCGCCCGCCTGGCCGAGGGGCTGTCGCAGCTGCGGCTGCCGCCGCGGAGCCCGGTCGGCCTGTGCATGGCCGGCATGGCCGAGGCGCATCTCGCCTTCCTGGCGATCGAGCAGGCCGGCCACGTCCCCTGCCCGCTCCCGGTCACCTGGGACGAGGACCGCCTGCTCCAGGGTATCGAGGCGGCGCAGATCCTCGCCGTGCTGACCCAGGGCGTGCTCGGGGCCGAGCGGCCGGCGGAGAAGCTGTGCCGGGTCGCGGTGCGCTACTTCCCCTTGCGCTTCATCGCCGCCTTCGGGCCGCACGTGCCCGACGGCGTGCTCGGCCTCGACCAGGTCGTGCTCGACCACCGGGGCGACGCGGGCGCGCTCGGCACGGGTCCGGCCGCCGGTCTCGTCACCTTCGCGCTCCCGGGGGGAGGCCCCGGCGCCGGCGGTCCCCCGCCCGAGCCCGCGGGCATCCCCGTCCCGGTGCGGCGCGAGGCCGAGGCGCTGACCGCCGCCGCCGCCGCCTGCCTGGTGCCGCTGCGGATCGAGCCGGGCGAGCGGATCCTGAGCCTCCTGCCGCCGAGCGACCTCAAGGGCCTCGCCACCGGGCTCACCGCCGCGCTGCTGGCCGGGGCCACCCTCGAATGCCACCCGGTCTTCGATGCGGGCGCCCTCTCGGCCGCCCTCGACCAGCCGGTGGCGACCCACCTGATCGCGCCGGCCTGGATGGAGGCGGGGTTCTCCCGCACCAGCGTGCCGGGCCGCCTGCGCACCCTCGCCTACGTCCACCGGGCGCCCTGCCGCCTCAGCGCCCGCCTGCCGGGCCGCGCCGGAATCGTCGACGTCGTGGCCTTCGACGAGGTCGCCCTGCTCTGCGGCCGGCGCGACGCGCAGGATGTCGGCCTCGTGCTCGCGGCGCCGGAGCGGGCCGCCTCCGAGCGGGCCGGCCTGATCCAGCTCCGCCGCGACCCGGACGGGCGCCTCAGCTTCCGCGGGCCGGCCTGCGAGTCCCGCATGTTGCGCCGCGGTATCACCCTGGAGGAAAATCAGGACGACTGGGCCCTCACCCGTTTCCGGGCCTCGCTCTTCGCCGGCGTCGCCACGGCGATCGCGGAAGTGTAG
- a CDS encoding invasion associated locus B family protein: protein MFFANRPARPNQAAIAFALAGLGLGLAAAPALAQPKKPAAPAPAAPAQQAAPAAQGQQQTGPMVVQVKAEPSQADWTKVCGKDQGSGSEVCYTTRDFVSDQGQAVLAVAVYDMKGPQGTKVVRFLMPLGLLLQPGIRFTVDNGQPTPGRYAVCFPNGCFAEAPGLKDDVVAAMKKGTTLNVSVQNQMQREVTFAVPLAGFGKAFDGAPIDPKVLEEQQKKLQAELEKRSEEMRKQLEQKGGAPAAAAPAK, encoded by the coding sequence ATGTTCTTCGCGAATCGTCCCGCGCGCCCGAACCAGGCCGCCATCGCCTTCGCCCTGGCCGGCCTCGGGCTCGGTCTCGCGGCCGCCCCGGCGCTCGCCCAGCCCAAGAAGCCCGCCGCCCCCGCGCCGGCCGCTCCCGCCCAGCAGGCGGCGCCCGCCGCACAGGGCCAGCAGCAGACCGGCCCGATGGTCGTGCAGGTGAAGGCCGAACCGTCCCAGGCCGACTGGACCAAGGTCTGCGGCAAGGACCAGGGCAGCGGCAGCGAGGTCTGCTACACCACCCGCGACTTCGTCTCCGACCAGGGCCAGGCGGTGCTGGCCGTCGCGGTCTACGACATGAAGGGCCCGCAGGGCACCAAGGTCGTGCGCTTCCTGATGCCGCTCGGCCTGCTGCTGCAGCCCGGCATCCGCTTCACGGTCGATAACGGCCAGCCGACCCCCGGCCGCTACGCGGTGTGCTTCCCGAACGGCTGCTTCGCCGAGGCCCCCGGCCTGAAGGACGACGTCGTCGCCGCGATGAAGAAGGGCACGACCCTGAACGTCAGCGTGCAGAACCAGATGCAGCGCGAGGTCACCTTCGCGGTGCCGCTGGCCGGCTTCGGCAAGGCCTTCGACGGCGCCCCGATCGACCCGAAGGTGCTCGAGGAGCAGCAGAAGAAGCTCCAGGCCGAGCTCGAGAAGCGCTCCGAGGAAATGCGCAAGCAGCTCGAGCAGAAGGGCGGCGCCCCGGCGGCGGCGGCTCCGGCCAAGTAA
- the recG gene encoding ATP-dependent DNA helicase RecG, whose product MSLRPSLLDPLFAPATVLPGAGPKVAVLIDKLVGTPERPARVVDLLFHLPQRGIARQLRGSIAEAPPGEPVTLGVTVVAHRPPQSAGRKPFRVLVEDQTGDITLVFFNLPRARIEKMLPLGSHRYVSGRIELWDGFRQMVHPSRILDEKGLADLPAVEPIYGATEGLTSRAIGKLAVSALDRLPVLPEWQDRAFLERQGWPAFANALRTEHRPAEAAETEEDLKTPARRRLAYDELLASQLALALVRSRMHRPAGRTNVGDGALSRRIEAALPFGLTGAQTRALAEIRGDMGSERRMLRLLQGDVGSGKTAVALLAMASAIEAGRQAAMMAPTEILARQHAERLRPLVEAAGLTLALLTGRDRVAERRATLAGLADGSIHVVVGTHALFQDDVAFHDLGLAVVDEQHRFGVHQRLALGGKGEAVDILVMTATPIPRTLALTYFGDMEVSVLDEKPAGRQPIKTVLVSTDRIEEVTLGLERALAKGDRVYWICPLVAESEYVDLAAAEERFSGLRERFGDAVGLVHGKMPGKDKDEAMERFVVGDTKILVSTTVVEVGVDVPQATVMVIEHAERFGLAQLHQLRGRVGRGSGASTCLLLFKGPLGQVSRARLEMMRETEDGFRIAEEDLRLRGEGEVLGTRQSGLANFRLARPEADGDLIVAARDDARLIVERDPGLKTERGQALRALLYLFERDAAVKLLQAG is encoded by the coding sequence ATGTCGCTGCGTCCCTCCCTGCTCGATCCCCTGTTCGCCCCCGCGACCGTGCTGCCGGGGGCCGGTCCCAAGGTCGCCGTGCTGATCGACAAGCTCGTCGGCACGCCGGAACGCCCGGCCCGGGTGGTCGACCTGCTGTTCCATCTGCCCCAGCGCGGCATCGCCCGGCAGCTGCGCGGCTCGATCGCCGAGGCGCCGCCCGGCGAGCCGGTGACGCTCGGCGTCACGGTGGTGGCGCACCGCCCGCCGCAGAGTGCGGGCCGCAAACCGTTCCGGGTGCTGGTCGAGGACCAGACCGGCGACATCACCCTGGTGTTCTTCAACCTGCCCCGCGCCCGCATCGAGAAGATGCTGCCGCTCGGCAGCCACCGCTACGTCTCCGGCCGGATCGAGCTGTGGGACGGCTTTCGCCAGATGGTGCACCCCTCGCGCATCCTCGACGAGAAGGGTCTCGCCGACCTGCCGGCGGTGGAGCCGATCTACGGCGCCACGGAAGGGCTGACCTCGCGGGCGATCGGCAAGCTCGCGGTCTCGGCCCTCGACCGGCTGCCGGTGCTGCCCGAATGGCAGGACCGGGCCTTCCTCGAGCGCCAGGGCTGGCCGGCCTTCGCCAACGCGCTTCGCACCGAGCACCGCCCGGCGGAGGCCGCCGAGACCGAGGAGGACCTGAAGACCCCGGCCCGGCGCCGCCTCGCCTACGACGAGCTGCTCGCCTCGCAGCTGGCGCTGGCGCTGGTGCGCAGCCGGATGCACCGCCCGGCCGGGCGCACCAATGTCGGCGACGGGGCCCTGTCGCGGCGGATCGAGGCGGCGCTGCCGTTCGGCCTCACCGGTGCCCAGACCCGGGCACTCGCCGAGATCCGCGGCGACATGGGCTCGGAGCGCCGCATGCTGCGGCTGCTCCAGGGCGATGTCGGCTCGGGCAAGACCGCGGTGGCGCTGCTCGCCATGGCCTCGGCGATCGAGGCCGGGCGCCAGGCCGCCATGATGGCGCCGACCGAGATCCTGGCGCGCCAGCACGCCGAGCGCTTAAGGCCGCTGGTCGAGGCGGCGGGGCTTACGCTCGCGCTGCTGACCGGCCGCGACCGGGTGGCGGAGCGCCGCGCGACGCTCGCCGGCCTCGCCGACGGCTCGATCCACGTCGTCGTCGGCACCCACGCGCTGTTCCAGGACGACGTGGCGTTCCACGATCTCGGCCTCGCGGTGGTGGACGAGCAGCACCGCTTCGGCGTGCACCAGCGCCTGGCGCTGGGCGGGAAGGGCGAAGCCGTCGACATCCTGGTGATGACCGCGACGCCGATCCCCCGCACCCTCGCGCTGACCTATTTCGGCGACATGGAGGTCTCGGTCCTCGACGAGAAGCCGGCCGGCCGCCAGCCGATCAAGACGGTGCTGGTCTCGACCGACCGGATCGAGGAGGTGACGCTGGGCCTCGAGCGGGCGCTCGCCAAGGGCGACCGGGTCTACTGGATCTGCCCGCTCGTCGCCGAATCCGAGTACGTCGACCTGGCCGCCGCCGAGGAGCGGTTCTCGGGCCTGCGCGAGCGCTTCGGCGACGCGGTCGGCCTCGTCCACGGCAAGATGCCGGGCAAGGACAAGGACGAGGCGATGGAGCGCTTCGTCGTCGGTGACACCAAGATCCTGGTCTCGACGACCGTGGTCGAGGTCGGCGTGGACGTGCCGCAGGCCACCGTCATGGTGATCGAGCACGCCGAGCGCTTCGGCCTCGCGCAATTGCACCAGCTGCGCGGCCGGGTCGGGCGGGGCTCGGGCGCCTCGACCTGCCTCCTCCTGTTCAAGGGGCCGCTCGGCCAGGTCTCTCGCGCCCGGCTCGAGATGATGCGCGAGACCGAGGACGGCTTTCGCATCGCCGAGGAGGACTTGCGCCTGCGCGGCGAGGGCGAGGTGCTGGGCACCCGGCAATCGGGCCTCGCCAATTTCCGCCTCGCCCGGCCGGAGGCCGACGGCGACCTGATCGTGGCGGCCCGCGACGATGCGAGGCTGATCGTCGAGCGCGATCCGGGGCTCAAGACCGAGCGGGGCCAGGCGTTGCGGGCGCTGCTCTACCTGTTCGAGCGCGATGCGGCGGTGAAGCTGCTGCAGGCGGGGTGA
- a CDS encoding class I SAM-dependent methyltransferase, giving the protein MSGGIQPHNARPAGIWNSGGGRYDEISRGIADSIAHCVLRLDPQPGERILDLATGTGWTSRLVARSGAQVVGVDLGADLIAFAAGRARAEGLDVAYRVGDAESLPFDDGAFDAVISTCGVMFASRPEAAAAELARVCRRGGRIALTTWTPDGAVFEMFGVMKAYMPPPPATHPPSPFEWGRPERIAELLGRDFDLAFETGVSFYREPGPEAAWETFSTGYGPTKALAASLDEERRAALRRDFIAFHARFATPLGICVPREYRVTRGLRL; this is encoded by the coding sequence ATGAGCGGCGGGATCCAGCCCCACAATGCCAGGCCGGCCGGAATCTGGAACTCCGGCGGCGGCCGCTACGACGAGATCAGCCGCGGCATCGCCGACAGCATCGCGCATTGCGTGCTGCGCCTGGACCCGCAACCGGGCGAGCGGATCCTCGACCTCGCCACCGGGACCGGCTGGACCTCGCGCCTGGTCGCCCGCAGCGGAGCGCAGGTCGTGGGCGTCGATCTCGGCGCCGACCTGATCGCCTTCGCGGCCGGGCGGGCCCGGGCCGAGGGCCTCGACGTCGCCTACCGGGTCGGCGATGCCGAGAGCCTGCCCTTCGACGACGGCGCGTTCGACGCCGTGATCTCGACCTGCGGCGTGATGTTCGCCAGCCGCCCGGAGGCCGCGGCGGCGGAGCTGGCGCGGGTCTGCCGCCGGGGCGGGCGCATCGCTCTCACCACCTGGACGCCCGACGGCGCGGTGTTCGAGATGTTCGGGGTGATGAAGGCCTACATGCCGCCGCCGCCCGCGACGCACCCGCCCTCGCCCTTCGAGTGGGGCCGTCCCGAGCGGATCGCGGAGCTGCTCGGCCGGGACTTCGACCTCGCCTTCGAGACGGGCGTCTCGTTCTACCGCGAGCCCGGCCCCGAGGCGGCCTGGGAGACCTTCTCCACCGGCTACGGCCCGACCAAGGCCCTGGCCGCGAGCCTGGACGAGGAGCGCCGCGCCGCGTTGCGGCGCGACTTCATCGCCTTCCACGCGCGGTTCGCGACCCCGCTCGGCATCTGCGTGCCCCGCGAGTACCGGGTCACGCGCGGCCTGCGGCTCTAG
- a CDS encoding HpcH/HpaI aldolase/citrate lyase family protein codes for MKLPRRFFQPLATGAPAPFRELPVRLERMIHFVPPHNDKVRARVPELAAQVDVVLGNLEDAVPADQKLNARKGFIAMARDTDFSAHGTGLWTRVNALNSPWLLDDLVEIVAEVGTKLDVVMVPKVEGPWDIHYVDQLLAQLEAKAGVAKPILVHAILETAEGVANVDAIACASPRMHGMSLGPADLAASRGMKTTRVGGGHPDYRVIADPTPGSSERASVQQDLWHYTIARMVDACQANGIKAFYGPFGDFSDAAACEVQFRNAFLMGCAGAWTLHPSQVAIAKGVFAPDPGEVAFARRILEAMPDGTGAVMLDGKMQDDATWKQASVIVNLARLVAAKDPDLARAYGLEA; via the coding sequence ATGAAACTGCCGCGCCGCTTCTTCCAGCCCCTGGCCACCGGGGCGCCGGCCCCGTTCCGCGAGCTGCCGGTGCGGCTCGAGCGGATGATCCACTTCGTGCCGCCGCACAACGACAAGGTCCGGGCCCGGGTGCCGGAACTGGCGGCCCAGGTCGACGTGGTGCTGGGCAACCTCGAGGACGCGGTCCCGGCCGACCAGAAGCTGAACGCCCGCAAGGGCTTCATCGCCATGGCGCGCGACACCGACTTTTCCGCCCACGGCACCGGCCTGTGGACCCGCGTCAACGCCCTCAACAGCCCGTGGCTGCTCGACGACCTGGTCGAGATCGTCGCCGAGGTCGGCACCAAGCTCGACGTCGTGATGGTGCCGAAGGTCGAGGGGCCGTGGGACATCCACTACGTCGACCAGCTGCTCGCCCAGCTCGAGGCGAAGGCCGGCGTCGCGAAGCCGATCCTGGTCCACGCCATCCTGGAGACCGCGGAGGGCGTGGCCAACGTCGACGCCATCGCCTGCGCCTCGCCGCGGATGCACGGGATGAGCCTCGGCCCCGCCGACCTCGCGGCGTCGCGCGGCATGAAGACCACCCGGGTCGGCGGCGGCCACCCGGATTACCGGGTCATCGCCGATCCCACGCCCGGCTCCTCGGAGCGGGCGAGCGTGCAGCAGGACCTCTGGCACTACACCATCGCCCGCATGGTCGATGCCTGCCAGGCCAACGGCATCAAGGCGTTCTACGGCCCGTTCGGCGACTTCTCCGACGCGGCCGCCTGCGAGGTCCAGTTCCGCAACGCCTTCCTGATGGGCTGCGCCGGGGCCTGGACGCTGCATCCGAGCCAGGTCGCGATCGCCAAGGGCGTCTTCGCGCCCGATCCGGGCGAGGTCGCCTTCGCCCGGCGCATCCTCGAGGCGATGCCCGACGGCACCGGCGCGGTGATGCTCGACGGCAAGATGCAGGACGACGCCACCTGGAAGCAGGCCAGCGTGATCGTGAACCTCGCCCGGCTCGTCGCCGCGAAGGATCCCGACCTCGCCCGGGCCTACGGCCTGGAGGCGTGA